catGCTGTTACAGCAATGTGGATAAGCCAGGGGGCACTACACCaagggaaagaagccaggcaaAGGACAAACAATTCCCAGCCTCTTTGCAAGTGCAACCTAAAGAAGTCAGCCTCATGGAAACAAGAGAAAGTTGATTGTAGGGGCTCTGAGAGTAGAAAAAAAACGGAGGGGATTTAGCTCCAAAGGAATAAACTTCTAGTCATAAGTACGGGGTAACTGGTTACTGCTGTGCTGTGTACTTTAAATTTACTAAGAGTaggttgctctctctctctcttttacatttattatttattgtttgtgtcactgtcactgtgtggaggtcagaggacaacttgggaaaGTCAATTctttcctaccatgtgggtcctggggattgaactcaggttatgaGGTTTGGGAGCCAACATCTttattggctgagccatctctgtggcccTTAAGAGTAGATCGTGGAGTGTtttttaccacacaaacaaaGGTAACTGTGAGGTGTGATGAATATGCTCATTAACTTGATTGTGCTCAGCCCTTAGCAAGTGTGAGCATCTATCAAAACATCCTGCCATACACTTTAATCACATATAATTTTTGCTTGTCAGTTATACCTCAACAGCCTGGAGGCAACACTCtaatctctcctctttccctcaaGCTTTTCTGTTGGCCCACCCACCTTTTCTGGCCTGTGACCCACATGCTGGTCTTTCCAGCTGGTTCCTCCACTCCTCACATTCCTTGGTGAATCCTGCAATTGCTAATTCACTTAGAAACACAAACCTCAGCCTAACAGAGCTCAGTCTACCATAAGTCCCCTATTCTCTCCATTTCCTGGGCACGCTGCTATTACTAGAGATACAGATAAACACACGCTGCCTTGGAACCAGGGGCTTGAcacttttcatgtattttatgtaggGATACCTCCTCTATCTTATGCTTTCATAAAGTATCACAAGAAGACACATCAGGACTATTCTCTTGATAGTTTCCAAACTCTCCTCTCCCTTTTGCCTTTAAGACTCCCTCCCAGGGCTAGgcatggcttagcagataaagtGCTGCTTATACACATGCATAAGAAGGATCCAAGTTTGCATCTACTTAAAAACCAGGAACCCCAGTAATGGGGGGTGGGAATAGAGACAGGCAGGTACCTGGAGCTAGCTGGCCAGTCTAACAAAAACAGCTAACTTCAGGTTAGGTGAGAGATCCTGTTAGACAAAAAAACAAGGTAAAGAGTTACAGAGGAGGacacctgacctctgacctccactagcGAACACAtgattacatacacacacagagagaaagaaagagggtggAGGGGGAATCATGCTTCTTTCTGCATTCACCATGCTTCTTCAATTTTCTCTCATGTCTCCACAAGCTCTTTAAGGGATCATTTCAACAACTCCACAATGAGTGAACTATCTGTTTTTATACCTGTAATTTCTCAATGCATTTgctattgaaagaaagaaaaaataaaaggaaggaaggaaggaaggaaggaaggaaggaaggaaggaaggaaggaaggaaggaaggaaggaagggctggctAGTAGTGTTTTGTGAAAGAGCAATGCATACATGCCTCCTCCCAAGAACTGTTCTACTCAAAGCAGAGCAGTTGGTTGGAAGGACAGGTTTGGCTGAAACAGAAGACAGTTCTGTTTGAAAACAATAGATGCCCTTTGAGTTATGTAAAACTCCTTTGCAAGCTGTAGCCAGCATAGTACGGGTGATTGTGCTAAAAAAGGAAGTAACATTACCCTCCAGATGCGTAGAACATGCAGTAAGCTAATGCTCAACAAATGTCAGTTATTATTCACTCAATGGGCTTCAAGGAACATATTCAAATGAGTGTTCTTCTTTGAGTAAAGGTGtaggaaaaaaattctctaatgagaaaacatttcttttaaaacaagtaatATAAGGGAATTCTAACCAGGCCAGGAAGTTTTCTAATGTGTCTgaagacaacaaaaataaattataaatacctAACAATATTTAAGCCAGTGGTGttaatttcagaatttttttcaatGGTTTCTTGAAACCACATTGGTTTCTGTTCCTAGCCAATCTTAAATGTGGGAAATCTTTCACACAGTCTGCACGAAATTTTCTAGTTAGATAAGATCTTCTGCACTAACAGCATTCATCAAAGTTATCCCTATGGCAGGAAGAAGGTGAATGTTTTCTAGTTCTACTAAAGGTAAACATCTTTTTCTCACTGGCCAGTAGCATGTCATCAAATACCtgatagccaaaaaaaaaaaaaaaaaaaaaaaaaaaatatgcatgtatattaatgatttgtctttatttatttgggtttgtaTGAGTGAATGCCAGGTTGGGGGAaaagcagaagagggtgtcagattcaattcccctggagctggagttatagtaTGTTGTGGGGCTAGTCCAAGATGGAGTCACCTATGATAGCAAGATAGATGCTCTTTGAGTGTGGGGATCCACCCCTCTGGATGTTTTGCATGTCTCAGAGGTCTGCCGGCCCCTTATCTCAGAACAGATTGACCACAGCCTCCTGCTATCCTAATAGCCAGAGGCTCTCCTCACAAAATTTGCTTACAGAAGTCCCTTTGGCCTGCTACAGTTCCTTTCCCCTTAATGTTCTCCTGCTAGACTAAAATCACCCTATGAAACtccaataaaaatttataaaaattcccTTTTGGCAGGGCTGTTCTCCCTTCTCTTGGAGACAGCCTGGAAGTTCATTCCCCAAAATCAAGCTTTATCTTGGCCTCAGTGTGGCTCTGGTGGTCTGGTTCTTTAAGTttacagttgtgagtcactgatATTGGTGCTGGGACTCTCTTTTGTCCTCTGAAGGGCAGTAATTGCTCTTCATTTCTGAGGCACTTCTCCAAccctacatatatacatttttttttttttttttttttttttttttttttttttttttttttttttttttggtttttcgagacagggtttctctgtgtagctttgcgccttttcctggaactcacttggtagcccaggctggcctcgaactcacagagatccgcctgcctctgcctcccgagtgctgggattaaaggcgtgcgccaccaccgcccggccatatatacattttaagcaCTCTAGGATCTTGAAGACATTTTGGTAATGGCCCACAGAAGTGAGGCATGTATGCATGGCTCTTCCATAAAGTAACATCACTAAacaacactccccccccccatagcaAATGCATTGCTCTTCTGGCTACTTCTGGAAATTGCTTTACTTGACCTATACAACTAAGAAATCTCATAGTTAGTCAAGGATAAGGCCTTAAAAACACACTGCTAAGCCCCACAGCTTAAATCTAAATCATTTCCTGGGGAAGAGTAGCAAGAAGGCAGAGCCCTTTCTGCCTAAGTATACAAGGGAGAAGGAATAAGATTCCTAGGACATATCATGAGGAAAATTCAGATTTGACAGCCAATAATTTTATTGAGCTGGAGGGAATGACTCAAAAAGTGCAATTTTGGGAAAACTCCAAGCACTTCTTTTTGTTCAATACCTTTTCTTTTAGAAGATCACATTATATATAGTTTTCATCTCTCAAAATCTGAATATTTTATAATCTTGTAAAAGATTttattatcattgtgtgtgtgtgtgcatgcgcgcgctgGGAATCAAATCAAGGCTCTCATACACGCCAGACAGGCTAAGGTGCTACATAGCTTTATAGCCATGGAGTTAATCTGTGAAAATCTGTCCTCTCTATCACTGGACACAAGCTGAAGTGTGTCCAACATGTGGAATGCGGCTCACAGCATGCTTCTAAATTCCCCACCTTCATTTTTGTGCATgacttgttacttttttttttttttttttgacagggtctcgtTGTATAGGcctctggcctggaactagctatggAAACCAGGTTTGTCCTGAGTTTACAGTGATTCTCCCTGCCTCTGGAGTTCACCATTACACCAGCCTTTTATCTTACTTTGCAAAGTAATTTTCTCTGGCCATATCTTCCTTTCAGATATTTTCTACCTTGTTAAATTCAGACATCTCTACCTTGATTTTTCAATCACTATTCACAAATATAAAAACTAACTTTATTGTGATTGGTGTAACTAAGAAGGAAGGAATAATTTGTGCAGACACAGCATTGGTTTCTGAATGATTGATTTTAATGGTGATATGACCGAttcattaaaaaaagtaaaacttacCATAAATAGTCTTACATTTTATACTTCATAATGATGATTATTTAAGCAGATAAAAACATCCAGTTCTATCAATCCTACACACAAACTACTAAAACAGCCTCCTCCAACCCAAATCATGTGAAGAGGAAATACATTCACTTAAATGAACCCTCCTTGATGAATGACACAAATACACGTTTGGAAATCATAATGTTCCCGGTTGTTAAggcaaaacagtttttttttttttttaacctcagacTTGGAAAAATCTAGGCAGTTGCCTATAAAAtaaacaatcttttaaaattaatttttaacaaaTACACAAATCTTGATTGACTTAATAGCTAGAATTCGATTTTATTTGTGAATGTGGTTACTAAAAGTTTTCTATAAAAGACCTTAATGATTGTATTAAAATTAGTGTTTCCTAACAACTATGAAGAAACTTAAATAAAGCCTGTATCTCGCCCAGTGAACTGGAATTGGGCTCTTCTgggatgtcttagggtttcattTCAAGTTCCCTGTTCAGTTCTTCCAGTTATTAATCCCCACTGTATGAATTTCTTTTGCTTTAAGTCATAttgggaaatttaaaaacaaaattcattgaGTCCCAGTAAACAGACGCTGCAGGAGCCCCGCGTCCGGCATCGGGATGCTACCGCAGTGGACTTAGTTCAACAAGTGCAGTGGTAGGAAGGTGAGGCATCAAAAGGGTGGCAGCTTCACAGCATTAACGCGGGGCTCTGGAACTCGAGAATCCCAGTTTCACTCCTACagtgggggagaaaaaaaacccaaaccctccAACTTGCCAATTAACTTTAAACTAAATGCAGCCACACTATAATACTTAGTGTTTAGATGAATAATATaacatatttgatttttaaaaagcacttgtaATTAGAGAAATTTAATTTCCAGTTTTGCAAAGTTCAAGAGTTCATTGAGGATAAAGCAAATGGAGCTATGTGTGTTCACCGCTGGTGACTTCAGGTCAGGGCTGCTTGCTGGGTCACTGGATTGTTATTGCTTTAACCCCGCGTTttcaaaatagaaaccaaaaaGCTGCTTAAGTCACAGCTGTTTACAGAAATTTTATGTCGCCAGGTATCACCGGTTTTAGATTGAAAAGATGCCCTGTCTTATAGGTTGAAAGTCTTTTTACTAAAAGAAGCATTCGACAAAACCTGGGTCTAAACTACAGAAAGAAACCAGAAGCCGGTATGGAGGGCACACAGCACCCACCACGGCATCTTCCATGAGCACTGCAGTGTCAAAGCAGACATGTTTCTTTTGGACCAACGCAAAACTCACCTTATCTACTGACCCCCAGCTTTTCTAATGACAAGAGCtgtcattaaaagaaaatatattccagCTTTGAGGCAGAAAACATAGTTCATTAGTTGAATGCCTTAAAATCATCTGATGTGATGATTTTCTCATGGATCATTATAAAGTTAactacattttagaaataaaagtaCAAGGTGTCAattcttgtttaaaatttaatactagctgggcagcggtggtgcatgcctttaatcccagcacttgggaggcagagccaggaggatctctgtgagttcaaggccagcctggtctacagagtgagatccaagacaggtactaaaactacagagaaaccctgtttagaaaacaaaaacaaaaacaaaaacaaaaacaaaaacaaaaaaaaccaaacaaacaaaaaaaattaatactaaGTGACAGGGCTTCACATTCATTATGATTCTGGCCGAACAGTTTAGATTTAGCTAGATAATATTAAgagggggaaaacaaaacaaaacaaatttcatttGAGATGAGAGTCAGAACTGCAGAAAGTATCATTTGTCTTTTGGTGAAAACACGCTGTGATACCACAGCGCTCTTCCCAGGCCTTTAAACAGTTCATGTGGACACagcttctttccctctcctcacgggccttgagagagggagaaactaCCAACTAGCAGGCTAAGAAAAGCCAGTGGGCAGCTAACAGGGTCAGGATGCCCCCATTCGACACTAGACCATCCAGTAGGCAGAAACCTTAGTTTCTTAGGACAGAACCAGTTGCTGGCTATAAACACCTATGTACCGGGCCTCTGCCATGGCTGTCACAGACTCCTTGCTCTGAACACCTTCAACCTCCCTCGTTTTCTGCACTGAATCACACCAAAAGAACCAAAGCACTGATATAGGGTCTTAAACCAGCAACATGTATGCCGTTTGACAGCACGCACAGTCTGGGAAGACGGGATAAAAGATTATAAAGCTGGAAAAACTGACTTTGTTTCTTCCCCTTTCTAAAGAGACGGGGTCTTATTATTCTGCCCAGCCTAGCTGCTATCACTTAAGCTTAAAcaatcctcctcctccacaggcaCAGGCCACACACCCAGCAGCTGGTTCCTAGAATTTTCTAATAACTTAAAAGAATCCATAAAATCAGTGAGCTAGAAATTGTCCCTTCTCCCTTGCTTTTGAAAACATGTATGCAGAGTTATAAGCAAAAATTAAGATAGAGATATTCATGCTGAACATATTTTAAACTCCCTGAgatgacacacagagacaccacacTCACAGAATCACAGCAGGAAGTAGATTATTTAAAAGGATAACTTAAGAGGAAAACCAAATATCCAttccaaaaaaaaatatagaaggtAAATCATATCTTTGTGATTGGTTGTTGCTACAAATTTATTCACGTCAAGAAAATTATCATGTTTAAAATTCTCAAGAGAATTTTGGCACAAATCAAATCTCTTCTAGATTAAGTACCTGTTTGGTTTTTTCATTAGTCAGGGAGGCTAATTCCTTCATTGGCCTCTTTCCCAATCACCTGGGGCCCCTCTGTCCATAAAAATCTTCCCCAGCTTCCAGCCATCTTAACGCTCTCCTCACAATTGCTGTACAACACTTAATGCATCAGCCTCTCTTGTAACTGTATCTGCACAATTCATGCTCTGACACGGACTTCAAAGCCCTCACCCCAGAGAGGACCCCATACAAGACAAAGGAAACAGACGAGGGTAACACTTTTGTGCATCCTGATTCTCCCCAGGATTTCCGACAGCAGTTAGTGTTCTAAGGCCTCCAAGGCTTTATGCCTCAGATGCTCATCCAAACACTGGATGGCAAAGGGGTCAACATCCATGTCAAACTTGTTGGCGAAAAGGTGGTGTTGGTGAAGCATCCAGCTCAGGTCGCCAACTCCGAAAACACACACGGAGCGCACGTGGACTCCGCTGCACGGCGGGTAAGGAGCGCCTTTGGAAACGTCACCTTCAAAGTACTGCCACTTGACAAACCTAGCGACGGCATTCATGTCAGACAAGTCATACTTATGGCTCGAGGGGAGAGAACCAGGGACTTCAGGGATCCTCTGGATACTGGCCCAGAGGTACTCATCTGGGCTGTATGTATCCTGTGCCCACTCCATGAACTTCcggatattttcattttctagcacATAGCCTACATATTCCCTACTGACTACGAAGTAGGCACTGCCTGAAAAGAGAGGAGTTTTGAGTGGAGGTGGCGCTTTGGCTACCCCAGTGTTTGACAGCTTCCCGTCAACAACGGCGTATCTTTTTTTCCacctttcttccttgttctgAGGCATCTTCTCAGTTTCCAGGTTGTTTTCACCTGAGAATGACTTGAGCTTCCTGACAATTTCTAGGTTGGTTTTAATAGGGAAATCCATACCACAAAGATTGATCAAGTACTTCCAGTTTGCACTCATTCTGTACAGGTCCTTCATacagttgaggtcagcctgaaccCGACTCCAGGATGCATAAACAACATTCTCCAACTGGCTGGCCACAAAGACATTACCAAAGCAGGATGCAATGCCCATCACTGCGGCTAAAAAGGATTCCTCTGCTTTTTTGTCCACATGAATGCAGTAGAAATTCTGAGGCATATAGATGGCCCTCAGGAGCCTGTCAAGCATTTCAATCTTGTGATGAACCACTATGGAATATGCAATTGGAAAGCCGACCTCTTCTTTACTAAGGGGCTCTACAATGTATTTGCGCGTCCTGATGAAAGAGGCGCAGTCACGAGTCATGTTTATATAGTCATATGGTGTCCACCGTGGGCGCTTCTTAAATTTCACTGTTAGTAACTCCAGCTTCACCTTCTGGATTTCATCTAGGTCATTCTGTAAAACTTTGGTGCAATTAATGTTGCTATCAGCATCATCTCCAGCAAGCTCCAAGTGTCTGATACTAACAAATTCCGGCTTCTGATGAATTCTTAAAACAGAGAAGGTAATTAGAGAGAGGACAAGACCCACAAAATAGTATTTTGCAGGATAAGAAAAAAGTCTCCTCCGAAACAAGTTTCTCAGCATTTCAAATAACAGTCAGAGACTTCCCTTTGAGATGGGGCAATATTGTAGGCCTTGGATGCCAATGGTATTTCCTCCCGTTTCCCTCTGCTGTGGCTCGATGAGTTGTCAGTTTATCAGTGGGACAAGATATCACTGGACAGGACAACActaaaaagtaacaaaaagaagGACATCAGCAGCTATCAGCAGCCAGAAGATGTGCAAAGGTCAGATCCATTCTGCTTTTTGCTGACTTAGGGTTGTGATACACTTAGAGATAAGTTTAAAAACAATTGTGTATCTGATCTTGGAAGCAAGACAAATTTTGAGTATTCAAAGTAGGCTGGAAAGCTTAGCTGAACTGAAGCCAGATTGGTGACTGTGTTGGGTGGACCCCTAAGTGCAGTTCCACAGTGataatatgtttaataaacaaCACAGCTTTGCAATTCCTGCATTGGTTATGACAAATTATAAGTCCTTAGAAAAACAACACAGTTGGTCGAATGCTTGTTAAACATGCAAGAAACCCTGGATTCAGTGCTCAGTACCACATAAGATCAGGCACATAacacatctgtaacctcaacatacaagcagaggcagaagttcaaggtcatccctggaaATATAGTAAAGTTGAGGCTACCTGactcaaaattagaaaaaaaaaaacacttatatAAATTGTCTCAATTCAAATGCCAAGAGCCCAACCAATTTTCAGTATATAAAACGCttataaacattcaaatattatttgtgtgtgtgtgtgtgtgtgtgtgtgtgtgtgtgtgtgtgtgtgtctgtgtgagtgtgtgtacaagGCACACACACTCAGGGGCAGGGTGAGTATGCACATGCTTGTATATGTGTGGTGGGGATTGTTTCTCAGTTGCTCTTTGCCATGTTTTTATGtaacagggtttctcattggcctACAGATGACCAAGTATGTTAGGCTGTCTGGCCCCTGGGCCCCAGGGACCCGACTTTATCTGCCTCTTTAGCAATGAGATGACAAACTATGcaactttgctttttctttttgtttttttggggggggggattgaattcaggtgcTTAAGTTTATAAAGCAAGCTCTTCATTGACAGAGCTAACTCCTTGGAGTCTTTTTTTCCCtgtaagattattttatttttaattatgtttatgggAAGGCAGCATGTCcacatgagtacaggtacccacagagaccaaagATTCCCTGAGCTAGAGTTACCCGTGCAGTTATAAGACATtccgtgtgggtgttgggaaccaagcATGGGTCCTTTGCAGAAGCAGCCaaggtgttcttaaccaccaagccatctctccagcccctactggttttattttgttttaagaactCAATGTAtgaaaacctttaatcccagcactcaggaatcagaggtAGTTGAATGttcatgagtttcaggccagccaaggatacatagtgagatcctgcttcaaaaacaaactaaaacaaaacacaaacaaaaaacattttagtGATATGGCAATTGGTTCCATAACTAAGAGTCTTATTTGAAAAATGGTCAAAGGTCATTCATTTTATCCATACCAGACCTGAAGcaatttttggggggaggggggaagtaaGGAGAgaagagtgtttttgttgttgtttggaggccaggttggctttgaactactGATGATCACgttgcttcagcttcccaagtactaactgggattgcaggcatggaccaccacgcCAGGCTTGAAGTACATTGTTGACACTAGAATAAACAATGCCACTTTAAGATACTTCATTAGGAAGCAATTTGTTAGACAAGCAATTAATAAGACAAAGCAGAAAGTAAATAACTGATAGGATGACAAAGAACATTCAGACTTTTTACCATTTATAATCATAGGACGCCTGAATTCGTCGGGGCTCTGATTCCTGGCGACATCCTGCACTTGTTCAGAGGAGCTACTGAGGTGCCAAGTTTCTATCGAGCACCAGGCATCCAGCAACGATGACATGTCCCAGCAGGCTTTTCAAACAGTCtgcaaaaagaaaagggaattgaATGAAGGGGtgctgatggtgtg
The nucleotide sequence above comes from Peromyscus maniculatus bairdii isolate BWxNUB_F1_BW_parent chromosome 1, HU_Pman_BW_mat_3.1, whole genome shotgun sequence. Encoded proteins:
- the Gcnt1 gene encoding beta-1,3-galactosyl-O-glycosyl-glycoprotein beta-1,6-N-acetylglucosaminyltransferase, yielding MLRNLFRRRLFSYPAKYYFVGLVLSLITFSVLRIHQKPEFVSIRHLELAGDDADSNINCTKVLQNDLDEIQKVKLELLTVKFKKRPRWTPYDYINMTRDCASFIRTRKYIVEPLSKEEVGFPIAYSIVVHHKIEMLDRLLRAIYMPQNFYCIHVDKKAEESFLAAVMGIASCFGNVFVASQLENVVYASWSRVQADLNCMKDLYRMSANWKYLINLCGMDFPIKTNLEIVRKLKSFSGENNLETEKMPQNKEERWKKRYAVVDGKLSNTGVAKAPPPLKTPLFSGSAYFVVSREYVGYVLENENIRKFMEWAQDTYSPDEYLWASIQRIPEVPGSLPSSHKYDLSDMNAVARFVKWQYFEGDVSKGAPYPPCSGVHVRSVCVFGVGDLSWMLHQHHLFANKFDMDVDPFAIQCLDEHLRHKALEALEH